The following are encoded in a window of Acropora muricata isolate sample 2 chromosome 6, ASM3666990v1, whole genome shotgun sequence genomic DNA:
- the LOC136919960 gene encoding histamine H2 receptor-like isoform X2 gives MSCLERFSYLANADTSKVAYTILATVAVVLAILTILGNFLVLYALRKCQSLQNSTRALLASLALSDLGIGLFAYPLFVAYCLSIVYNNVDLFCAIQSPYAMVGYCLASVSFFTMTLISLDRFYAVKLRHRYHQVVTIRRVVITLTAFWIFGLAWSFIWLVSESLTGVTVFIIMFCCIIITTVSSVRTYLAIRHHQLQIHAHISQQQGESQVSMGAYKKSLNTMMLIFALLLACYLPYFTVVGVIMATPPSSYTVLALNVTSTIVYFNSLLNPIVYCVKMRQIRQEVVALLPCFSSENLRRT, from the coding sequence ATGTCTTGTCTTGAGAGATTTTCGTACTTGGCCAACGCCGATACGAGTAAAGTCGCGTACACGATTCTTGCAACAGTAGCTGTTGTTCTGGCGATTTTAACGATACTTGGAAACTTTCTTGTTCTGTACGCCTTACGAAAATGCCAATccttgcaaaattcaacaagaGCATTGCTGGCAAGCTTGGCTTTATCGGATCTTGGCATTGGACTTTTTGCGTACCCTTTATTCGTAGCGTACTGTCTTTCAATTGTGTACAACAACGTTGACCTATTCTGCGCCATTCAAAGTCCTTATGCTATGGTCGGTTACTGTTTGGCATCCGTGTCGTTTTTTACAATGACGTTGATTAGCTTGGACAGATTCTATGCTGTCAAATTGAGACACAGATATCACCAAGTTGTCACAATCAGACGGGTTGTCATAACCCTAACAGCTTTCTGGATATTTGGCCTTGCGTGGTCTTTCATTTGGCTTGTGAGTGAGAGTTTAACAGGTGTAACAGTTTTCATCATCATGTTCTGCTGTATAATTATAACAACTGTGTCTTCTGTAAGAACGTATCTCGCCATACGACATCATCAATTGCAAATTCACGCCCACATCTCACAACAGCAGGGAGAAAGTCAAGTCAGCATGGGCGCATATAAGAAATCTCTGAACACGATGATGTTGATTTTCGCCCTTTTGTTAGCTTGCTACCTTCCATATTTCACTGTTGTTGGGGTAATTATGGCAACTCCACCAAGTTCATACACAGTTCTAGCCTTGAACGTTACATCTACAATTGTTTATTTCAACTCCTTGTTGAATCCTATTGTTTACTGTGTGAAGATGAGACAAATCAGGCAAGAAGTAGTCGCACTTCTTCCGTGTTTCTCCAGTGAAAATTTGCGGAGAACATGA